In Promicromonospora sp. Populi, one genomic interval encodes:
- a CDS encoding YihY/virulence factor BrkB family protein: protein MKRLIELGKTAWARWEATRLSRTLTRYDEANGSVLCGGIAYAALFSLFAALAIGYTVFVRVLGGNTELRDAVLAQVDTWVPGLVNTGDGGVLSPSDLVLSSGLSWTSVVAAVVLLWSATGFMGALRSSVRAMFGLTESVGNPVTERLRQLLGFVLLAAGMLVTAAASVGVSAAVPWTLDQVGLGAGAGWAVRGVGLLLTVLLDAVVVAAVVRWVGGVHPARRDLQIGALVVGVVAGALRLLGTEVIAGSAARNALLASFAVVVTLLVLVNLMARVLLLATAWMAVAETTKQPSEERAASSGDVRTRE from the coding sequence ATGAAGCGGCTGATCGAGCTCGGGAAGACGGCCTGGGCGCGCTGGGAGGCGACCCGGCTCAGCCGTACGCTCACCCGCTACGACGAGGCGAACGGGTCGGTGCTGTGCGGCGGCATCGCGTACGCCGCACTGTTCTCCCTGTTCGCCGCCCTCGCCATCGGCTACACGGTGTTCGTGCGGGTGCTCGGCGGCAACACGGAGCTGCGGGACGCGGTCCTGGCCCAGGTCGACACCTGGGTGCCCGGGCTCGTGAACACCGGTGACGGGGGCGTGCTGTCGCCGTCGGACCTCGTGCTGTCCAGCGGGCTGAGCTGGACGTCCGTGGTGGCGGCGGTGGTGCTGCTCTGGTCCGCCACGGGATTCATGGGCGCCCTGCGCTCGTCGGTGCGCGCGATGTTCGGCCTGACGGAGAGCGTCGGCAACCCGGTCACGGAGCGGCTGCGCCAGCTCCTGGGATTTGTGCTGCTCGCGGCGGGGATGCTGGTCACGGCGGCCGCGAGCGTGGGGGTCTCCGCGGCGGTGCCCTGGACCCTGGACCAGGTCGGCCTGGGTGCGGGCGCCGGCTGGGCCGTGCGCGGCGTCGGGCTGCTGCTGACCGTGCTGCTCGACGCGGTGGTCGTCGCCGCCGTCGTCCGCTGGGTGGGTGGCGTCCACCCGGCGCGGCGGGACCTGCAGATCGGGGCGCTGGTCGTGGGCGTCGTGGCGGGCGCGCTGCGCCTGCTGGGCACCGAGGTGATCGCGGGCAGCGCCGCCCGCAACGCCCTGCTGGCATCCTTCGCGGTGGTGGTGACCCTGCTGGTCCTGGTCAACCTGATGGCCCGCGTCCTGCTCCTGGCCACGGCCTGGATGGCGGTGGCTGAGACGACGAAGCAGCCCTCCGAAGAGAGGGCTGCTTCGTCAGGGGACGTCAGAACGCGCGAGTGA
- a CDS encoding 2'-5' RNA ligase family protein: MNLPERETGQVRIGIAIEIPEPYAAQLSAARVAADDPLANFIPPHITLLGPTLLDAGRLAQARGHLAAVAAAAPPFTVRLRGTATFRPISPVVFVALAQGISECEQLESTVRSGMLDGELRFNYHPHVTIAHEVPDADLDKAFEAMADYSADFDVDRFYQYEHGDDGIWRPQASFRLGSGDTTLV; the protein is encoded by the coding sequence GTGAACCTTCCCGAGCGGGAAACCGGCCAGGTCCGCATCGGGATCGCCATCGAGATCCCGGAGCCCTACGCCGCTCAGCTGAGCGCGGCGCGGGTGGCCGCCGACGACCCGCTCGCGAACTTCATCCCCCCGCACATCACGCTGCTGGGGCCCACGCTGCTCGACGCCGGGCGGCTCGCTCAGGCGCGGGGCCACCTCGCGGCCGTGGCCGCCGCCGCGCCGCCCTTCACGGTGCGGTTGCGGGGCACCGCGACGTTCCGGCCGATCTCGCCGGTGGTGTTCGTGGCCCTGGCGCAGGGCATCTCCGAGTGCGAGCAGCTCGAGTCGACGGTGCGGTCGGGGATGCTCGACGGGGAGCTGCGGTTCAACTACCACCCGCACGTGACCATCGCGCACGAGGTGCCCGACGCCGACCTCGACAAGGCTTTCGAGGCGATGGCGGACTACTCCGCCGACTTCGACGTCGACCGGTTCTACCAGTACGAGCACGGCGACGACGGCATCTGGCGCCCCCAGGCCTCGTTCCGCCTCGGATCGGGCGACACGACCCTGGTCTGA
- the sdhC gene encoding succinate dehydrogenase, cytochrome b556 subunit, which produces MPTAPAGTLYRGREGMWSWVAHRVTGVLIFFFLLVHVLDTALVRVSPEAYNAAIGTYQTPIMGLGEAGLVAAIVFHAFNGIRIMLVDFWAKGPKYQKVMLWVVVGLFVVTMAGFLPRHLTNVFTGGH; this is translated from the coding sequence GTGCCCACCGCACCAGCAGGCACGTTGTACCGCGGCCGTGAAGGCATGTGGTCGTGGGTCGCGCACCGCGTGACCGGCGTGCTGATCTTCTTCTTCTTGCTCGTGCACGTGCTCGACACAGCGCTGGTGCGCGTGTCTCCCGAGGCGTACAACGCCGCGATCGGCACGTACCAGACCCCGATCATGGGGCTCGGCGAGGCCGGGCTCGTGGCCGCGATCGTCTTCCACGCCTTCAACGGCATCCGCATCATGCTGGTGGACTTCTGGGCCAAGGGCCCCAAGTACCAGAAGGTCATGCTGTGGGTAGTCGTCGGTCTCTTCGTCGTGACGATGGCGGGCTTCTTGCCGCGCCACCTCACCAACGTCTTCACCGGGGGTCACTGA
- a CDS encoding BMP family protein yields MKNAVRLTALAGAAVLALSACGAAPEESTGGESAASDFKPCIVSDAGGFDDKSFNQLGFEGATAAADELGTELTDVQSASASDYKGNIDSLVAEDCNAIVTVGFALSAATIESATANPDIDYIIIDDAADADFDGQADAENIKPLLYDTAQGAFLAGYLAAGYSEAGRVGTFGGMDFPTVTIFMDGFLQGIEYYNETNGTEVELVGWDGEEGSFTGGFEANPEAKQTAQNVLDQGVDVILPVGGPIYQSAVDAIADSGEDVALIGVDADFYESDPTTQDIVLTSILKGMDVSTQEAVVAAGNDEFDPTPYVGTLENGGVDLAPLHNFEDRVDPGLWTEVQALKEQIIAGDVEVQSYLAE; encoded by the coding sequence GTGAAGAACGCTGTTCGGCTCACCGCCCTTGCGGGAGCAGCGGTGCTCGCGCTCTCTGCGTGTGGCGCCGCCCCTGAAGAGTCCACCGGTGGCGAGAGTGCCGCCAGCGACTTCAAGCCCTGCATCGTGTCGGACGCCGGCGGCTTCGACGACAAGAGCTTCAACCAGCTCGGTTTCGAGGGCGCTACTGCCGCCGCCGACGAGCTCGGCACCGAGCTGACCGACGTCCAGTCGGCGTCCGCGAGCGACTACAAGGGCAACATCGATTCCCTCGTCGCCGAGGACTGCAACGCCATCGTCACCGTCGGCTTCGCGCTGTCGGCCGCGACCATCGAGTCGGCGACGGCCAACCCGGACATCGACTACATCATCATCGACGACGCCGCGGACGCCGACTTCGACGGCCAGGCCGACGCCGAGAACATCAAGCCCCTGCTGTACGACACGGCGCAGGGCGCGTTCCTCGCGGGCTACCTCGCCGCGGGCTACTCGGAGGCCGGCCGGGTCGGCACGTTCGGTGGCATGGACTTCCCGACCGTGACCATCTTCATGGACGGCTTCCTGCAGGGCATCGAGTACTACAACGAGACCAACGGCACCGAGGTCGAGCTGGTGGGCTGGGACGGCGAGGAGGGCTCGTTCACCGGTGGCTTCGAGGCCAACCCGGAGGCGAAGCAGACCGCGCAGAACGTTCTGGACCAGGGCGTCGACGTGATCCTGCCGGTGGGCGGCCCCATCTACCAGTCCGCCGTCGACGCGATCGCGGACTCGGGCGAGGACGTCGCCCTGATCGGCGTGGACGCCGACTTCTACGAGTCGGACCCGACCACGCAGGACATCGTGCTGACCTCCATCCTCAAGGGGATGGACGTCTCCACGCAGGAGGCAGTGGTCGCAGCGGGCAACGACGAGTTCGACCCGACGCCCTACGTCGGCACCCTTGAGAACGGTGGGGTGGACCTCGCTCCGCTGCACAACTTCGAGGACCGGGTCGACCCGGGCCTCTGGACCGAGGTCCAGGCGCTCAAGGAGCAGATCATCGCGGGCGACGTCGAGGTGCAGTCGTACCTCGCCGAGTAG
- the trpS gene encoding tryptophan--tRNA ligase, producing MSSETSIAVGTGTSADRPSGKRIFSGMQPTDGSLHLGNYIGALSQWIALQDSYDALYCVVDLHALTVNPDPALLRERTRSTAAQYLAGGIDPERSILFVQSQVAAHAELAWLLSCQTGFGEAGRMTQFKDKSAKQGSEGTTVGLFTYPVLMAADILLYDAGLVPVGEDQRQHLELTRDLATRLNTRFGEGTAVVPDAHIVKAVAKIQDLQDPSAKMSKSSAGGKGVVWLLEDPKKAVKAIKAAVTDADESYGVRFDPTEKPGISNLLTIFSAVTGRDIDHIAKEYDGRGYGYLKVDLADAVVAFLEPFQARANTYLADPAELDRVLADGADRARAIARPVLDRMYERFGLLPARGVR from the coding sequence ATGTCGTCTGAGACCTCGATCGCGGTAGGCACTGGAACGTCCGCCGACCGCCCCTCCGGGAAGCGCATCTTCTCCGGGATGCAGCCCACCGACGGCTCGCTCCACCTGGGCAACTACATCGGCGCCCTGTCGCAGTGGATAGCGCTGCAGGACTCCTACGACGCGCTGTACTGCGTCGTCGACCTGCACGCCCTGACCGTGAACCCCGACCCCGCGCTGCTGCGGGAGCGCACCCGGAGCACCGCCGCGCAGTACCTGGCGGGCGGGATCGACCCCGAGCGGTCCATCCTGTTCGTGCAGTCCCAGGTGGCCGCGCACGCCGAGCTGGCGTGGCTGCTGAGCTGCCAGACCGGGTTCGGCGAGGCCGGGCGCATGACGCAGTTCAAGGACAAGTCGGCGAAGCAGGGCAGCGAGGGCACCACCGTCGGGCTCTTCACCTACCCCGTGCTGATGGCGGCCGACATCCTGCTGTACGACGCGGGTCTGGTCCCCGTGGGCGAGGACCAGCGCCAGCACCTGGAGCTGACCCGGGACCTCGCCACGCGGCTGAACACTCGCTTCGGCGAGGGCACCGCCGTCGTACCGGATGCGCACATCGTCAAGGCCGTCGCGAAGATCCAGGACCTGCAGGACCCGAGCGCCAAGATGAGCAAGTCCAGCGCGGGCGGCAAGGGCGTCGTCTGGCTGCTGGAGGACCCGAAGAAGGCGGTCAAGGCCATCAAGGCGGCAGTGACCGACGCCGACGAGTCGTACGGCGTGCGGTTCGACCCGACCGAGAAGCCGGGCATCTCGAACCTCCTGACCATCTTCTCGGCGGTGACCGGCCGCGACATCGACCACATCGCCAAGGAGTACGACGGCCGCGGTTACGGCTACCTCAAGGTCGACCTGGCCGACGCCGTCGTCGCCTTCCTTGAGCCGTTCCAGGCCCGGGCCAACACCTACCTCGCGGACCCCGCCGAGCTGGACCGCGTGCTGGCCGACGGCGCGGACCGGGCCCGCGCGATCGCCCGCCCCGTGCTGGACCGGATGTATGAGCGGTTCGGCCTGCTCCCTGCCCGAGGCGTGCGGTGA
- a CDS encoding succinate dehydrogenase iron-sulfur subunit: MTATLEAAAPTPAGEIPSFTVTMRIRRFNPEVSDEPVWQDFTVLAHGTDRVLDALHKIKWEEDGSLTFRRSCAHGVCGSDAMRINGRNRLACKTLLKDVNPDKPITVEPIKGLPVVKDLVVDMEPFFASYREIMPFLITTGNEPSKERYQSAEDRARFDDTTKCILCAACTSSCPVFWTDGQYFGPAAIVNAHRFIFDSRDEGGSQRLEILNDKEGVWRCRTTFNCTEACPRGIEVTKAIQEVKRAMITRAF, from the coding sequence ATGACTGCCACTCTCGAAGCCGCCGCGCCGACCCCCGCGGGCGAGATCCCCTCGTTCACGGTCACGATGCGGATCCGGCGGTTCAACCCTGAGGTGTCCGACGAGCCCGTCTGGCAGGACTTCACGGTCCTGGCCCACGGCACCGACCGGGTGCTCGACGCCCTGCACAAGATCAAGTGGGAAGAGGACGGCTCGCTCACGTTCCGCCGGTCCTGTGCCCACGGGGTCTGCGGCTCGGACGCGATGCGGATCAACGGCCGCAACCGCCTCGCCTGCAAGACGCTGCTCAAGGACGTCAACCCGGACAAGCCCATCACGGTCGAGCCCATCAAGGGCCTCCCGGTCGTGAAGGACCTCGTCGTGGACATGGAGCCGTTCTTCGCCTCCTACCGCGAGATCATGCCGTTCCTCATCACCACCGGGAACGAGCCCTCGAAGGAGCGCTACCAGTCCGCCGAGGACCGCGCCCGGTTCGACGACACGACCAAGTGCATCCTGTGCGCCGCGTGCACGTCGTCCTGCCCGGTGTTCTGGACGGACGGCCAGTACTTCGGCCCGGCCGCGATCGTGAACGCGCACCGCTTCATCTTCGACAGCCGGGACGAGGGCGGCTCGCAGCGCCTGGAGATCCTCAACGACAAGGAGGGTGTGTGGCGCTGCCGCACGACCTTCAACTGCACCGAGGCCTGCCCGCGCGGCATCGAGGTCACCAAGGCGATCCAGGAGGTCAAGCGCGCGATGATCACTCGCGCGTTCTGA
- the sdhA gene encoding succinate dehydrogenase flavoprotein subunit — MQTHQYDVVIVGAGGAGMRAALESSKEARTAVISKLYPTRSHTGAAQGGMAAALANVEDDNWEWHTFDTVKGGDYLVDQDAAEILAREAIDAVLELERMGLPFNRTPEGKIDQRRFGGHTRDHGQSAVRRACYAADRTGHMILQTLYQNCVKQEVEFYNEFYVLDLITDHDLTTEEIADGEEVNATGVVAYDLATGELHVFQAKSIIFATGGAGKIFKTTSNAHTLTGDGMALAYRRGLPLEDMEFFQFHPTGLAGLGILLSEAARGEGGILRNSEGERFMERYAPTIKDLAPRDIVARSMANEVREGRGAGPNKDYVLLDLTHLEPAHIDAKLPDITEFARTYLGIEPYTEPVPVYPTAHYAMGGVPTNVKGEVLRDGVNVVKGLYAAGEVACVSVHGSNRLGTNSLLDINVFGKRSGRAAAEYAKTASFHDLPEDPTVRVVAQLDEMRNRPDGERVADIRKALQESMDLNAQVFRTGDSLNQALVDIRELQKRYRNASVQDKGKLFNTDLLEAIELGFLLDIAEVTVVAAINRKESRGGHYREDFPNRDDVHYMLHTMAYRRPTAASDQAEGHVKGYFDHVEEFEGYKVVLGSKPVIQTRYEPMERKY, encoded by the coding sequence ATGCAGACCCATCAATACGACGTAGTCATCGTCGGCGCCGGCGGCGCAGGTATGCGTGCCGCCCTCGAGTCGTCGAAGGAGGCCCGCACCGCGGTGATCTCCAAGCTGTACCCGACTCGCTCCCACACCGGTGCCGCCCAGGGCGGTATGGCGGCAGCCCTCGCGAACGTCGAGGACGACAACTGGGAGTGGCACACCTTCGACACCGTCAAGGGCGGCGACTACCTCGTCGACCAGGACGCGGCCGAGATCCTCGCCCGGGAGGCGATCGACGCGGTCCTCGAGCTGGAGCGGATGGGCCTGCCGTTCAACCGCACCCCCGAGGGCAAGATCGACCAGCGCCGCTTCGGCGGGCACACCCGCGATCACGGCCAGTCCGCCGTGCGCCGCGCGTGCTACGCGGCCGACCGCACCGGTCACATGATCCTCCAGACGCTCTACCAGAACTGCGTCAAGCAGGAGGTGGAGTTCTACAACGAGTTCTACGTGCTGGACCTCATCACGGACCACGACCTCACCACCGAGGAGATCGCGGACGGCGAGGAGGTCAACGCGACCGGCGTCGTCGCCTACGACCTCGCGACCGGCGAGCTCCACGTGTTCCAGGCCAAGTCGATCATCTTCGCCACCGGCGGTGCCGGGAAGATCTTCAAGACCACCTCGAACGCGCACACCCTCACGGGTGACGGCATGGCGCTGGCGTACCGCCGCGGCCTGCCGCTGGAGGACATGGAGTTCTTCCAGTTCCACCCGACAGGCCTCGCGGGACTCGGCATCCTCCTGTCGGAGGCCGCCCGCGGCGAGGGCGGGATCCTGCGCAACTCCGAGGGCGAACGCTTCATGGAGCGCTACGCCCCCACCATCAAGGACCTCGCGCCGCGCGACATCGTTGCCCGGTCCATGGCGAACGAGGTCCGCGAGGGCCGGGGCGCCGGGCCGAACAAGGACTACGTGCTGCTCGACCTGACGCACCTGGAGCCGGCGCACATCGACGCCAAGCTTCCGGACATCACCGAGTTCGCGCGCACCTACCTCGGCATCGAGCCCTACACCGAGCCGGTGCCCGTGTACCCCACGGCGCACTACGCCATGGGCGGCGTGCCGACCAACGTCAAGGGCGAGGTGCTGCGCGACGGCGTCAACGTCGTCAAGGGCCTCTACGCCGCCGGCGAGGTCGCCTGCGTGTCCGTGCACGGCTCCAACCGGCTCGGCACCAACTCGCTGCTGGACATCAACGTGTTCGGCAAGCGCTCCGGCCGGGCCGCCGCCGAGTACGCCAAGACGGCGTCGTTCCACGACCTGCCGGAGGACCCGACCGTCCGCGTGGTGGCGCAGCTCGACGAGATGCGCAACCGGCCCGACGGCGAGCGGGTGGCGGACATCCGCAAGGCGCTGCAGGAGAGCATGGACCTCAACGCCCAGGTCTTCCGCACCGGCGACTCGCTGAACCAGGCCCTGGTCGACATCCGCGAGCTGCAGAAGCGCTACCGCAACGCTTCGGTGCAGGACAAGGGCAAGCTCTTCAACACCGACCTGCTGGAGGCGATCGAGCTGGGCTTCCTGCTCGACATCGCCGAGGTCACCGTGGTCGCGGCCATCAACCGCAAGGAGTCGCGCGGCGGTCACTACCGCGAGGACTTCCCGAACCGCGACGACGTCCACTACATGCTGCACACGATGGCCTACCGTCGCCCGACGGCGGCCTCGGACCAGGCCGAGGGCCACGTCAAGGGCTACTTCGACCACGTCGAGGAGTTCGAGGGCTACAAGGTCGTCCTGGGCTCAAAGCCCGTCATCCAGACCCGGTACGAGCCGATGGAGCGTAAGTACTGA
- a CDS encoding mannose-1-phosphate guanylyltransferase translates to MTSAAAPSSPIDDFFAVVPAGGAGTRLWPLSRGGEPKFLHDLVGSGMSLLQATERRLRPLTGPDGIVLVTGERHVAACRAQLPDLSDDAVLAEPSPRESMAAIGLAAAVLEKRHGDVVIGSFAADHVIHGTRAFQLAVREAVAAARAGYVTTVGIAASRPSTAFGYVRSGEPLGVEGAPHTLHVRGFTEKPDAATARTYLASGEYRWNAGMFVSRTSVLLGHLAEQRPELHDGLRTVADAWDTPRRAAVLAEVWPGLEKIAIDHAVAEPVAAAGGVAVVPGTFGWDDVGDYNSLAVLLPSDDEQGAKVLGDPADVLRIDSAGSVVVPASGRLVTVLGLDDVVVVDTPDALLVTTRARAQQVKDVVAAVRERGREDLL, encoded by the coding sequence ATGACTTCGGCCGCCGCCCCATCGTCCCCGATCGACGACTTCTTCGCAGTGGTACCGGCCGGTGGGGCCGGCACCCGGCTCTGGCCGCTCTCGCGCGGCGGGGAGCCCAAGTTCCTGCACGACCTCGTCGGATCGGGCATGTCGCTGCTGCAGGCCACCGAGCGCCGGCTGCGTCCGCTGACGGGGCCGGACGGCATCGTCCTGGTCACCGGTGAGCGGCACGTGGCGGCCTGCCGCGCGCAGCTCCCAGACCTGTCCGACGACGCAGTGCTCGCCGAGCCGTCGCCGCGCGAGTCCATGGCGGCGATCGGCCTGGCGGCCGCGGTGCTGGAGAAGCGGCACGGCGACGTCGTCATCGGGTCCTTCGCGGCGGACCACGTGATCCACGGGACGCGCGCGTTCCAGCTAGCGGTGCGCGAGGCGGTGGCCGCGGCGCGCGCCGGGTACGTGACGACCGTCGGGATCGCGGCGTCGCGGCCGTCGACCGCGTTCGGGTACGTGCGCTCGGGCGAGCCGCTCGGGGTCGAGGGGGCGCCGCACACGCTGCACGTGCGCGGGTTCACGGAGAAGCCCGACGCGGCGACCGCGCGGACCTACCTCGCCTCGGGCGAGTACCGCTGGAACGCGGGCATGTTCGTCTCGCGCACCTCCGTGCTGCTGGGGCACCTCGCCGAGCAGCGGCCCGAGCTGCACGACGGCCTGCGGACCGTCGCCGACGCGTGGGACACCCCGCGCCGCGCCGCGGTGCTCGCGGAGGTGTGGCCGGGCCTGGAGAAGATCGCGATCGACCACGCGGTGGCCGAGCCGGTCGCCGCGGCGGGCGGCGTCGCCGTTGTACCCGGGACGTTCGGGTGGGACGACGTCGGGGACTACAACTCGCTGGCCGTGCTCCTGCCGTCCGACGACGAGCAGGGCGCCAAGGTGCTCGGGGATCCCGCCGACGTGCTCCGCATCGACAGCGCCGGCTCGGTGGTGGTCCCGGCGTCAGGCCGGCTGGTGACGGTGCTGGGGCTGGACGACGTCGTCGTCGTCGACACGCCCGATGCGCTGCTGGTGACCACGCGCGCCCGTGCGCAGCAGGTGAAGGACGTGGTGGCGGCCGTGCGCGAGCGGGGCCGCGAAGACCTCCTCTGA
- a CDS encoding succinate dehydrogenase hydrophobic membrane anchor subunit, giving the protein MTHGTAAVAKLDSPRSPYVRRKTTRGNYELYSWVFMRASGVVLIVLIFGHLFVNLLVGEGVHAIDFGFVAGKWANPMWQIWDLLMLWLAMIHGTNGVRTIINDYATRDLTRGILKGLLLLAFTVVVVLGTLVIFTFDPCPPDAPAELLASFCTA; this is encoded by the coding sequence ATGACACACGGAACCGCAGCGGTCGCGAAGCTCGACTCCCCGCGCTCCCCGTACGTGCGCCGCAAGACGACGCGCGGCAACTACGAGCTGTACTCCTGGGTCTTCATGCGCGCCTCCGGCGTCGTGCTGATCGTCCTCATCTTCGGCCACCTGTTCGTGAACCTGCTGGTCGGCGAGGGTGTACACGCCATCGACTTCGGCTTCGTGGCCGGCAAGTGGGCCAACCCGATGTGGCAGATCTGGGACCTGCTGATGCTGTGGCTCGCCATGATCCACGGCACCAACGGCGTGCGCACCATCATCAACGACTACGCCACCAGGGACCTGACGCGCGGCATCCTCAAGGGCCTGCTCCTCCTGGCGTTCACCGTGGTCGTGGTGCTCGGCACCCTGGTGATCTTCACGTTCGACCCGTGCCCGCCGGACGCTCCCGCTGAGCTGCTGGCCTCCTTCTGCACGGCCTAG
- a CDS encoding amidohydrolase, translated as MPVGDVPGGNAAEVVAGLAARVGELTDGFDAELIRFRRDVHSHPELSRKETRTTQLVAERLRAAGLEPRLLPIGSGLVCDIGPDHGIDGAGRVGLRADLDALPLHETSGVEFASTQPGVAHACGHDVHTTVVLGAGLVLARLQEEGRLHRGVRLFFQPAEEVFPGGAEDIINKTSELDGVDRMAALHCDPKFDVGQVGTRIGPITSASDSVIVTVSSNGGHTSRPHLTGDVVFALGQVITQTPAVLGRRLDPRSGVNLTWGAVQAGSTPNAIPSTGIVKGTLRCLDVRAWEKAGELVREAVEQVVAPYQVDISVTVTHGVPPVENETEATGDLEAAIRDAVGPDAVQLTEQSMGGEDFAWYLRKVPGTMARLGVRTPGGRTYDLHQGDLVVDERAIGVGVRTLAQFAAR; from the coding sequence ATGCCTGTCGGAGACGTGCCCGGCGGGAACGCGGCGGAGGTCGTCGCCGGCCTCGCCGCCCGCGTGGGCGAGCTGACGGACGGCTTCGACGCCGAGCTGATCAGGTTCCGTCGCGACGTGCACAGCCACCCCGAGCTGTCCCGCAAGGAGACACGCACCACCCAGCTCGTGGCCGAGCGCCTGCGGGCCGCGGGGCTGGAGCCGAGGCTGCTGCCGATCGGCTCGGGCCTGGTCTGCGACATCGGCCCGGACCACGGGATCGACGGCGCGGGCCGGGTCGGCCTGCGTGCCGACCTGGACGCCCTCCCGCTGCACGAGACGAGCGGCGTGGAGTTCGCCTCGACCCAGCCCGGCGTGGCCCACGCCTGCGGGCACGACGTGCACACCACGGTTGTGCTCGGCGCGGGCCTCGTGCTTGCCCGGCTACAGGAGGAAGGACGGCTGCACCGCGGCGTCCGCCTCTTCTTCCAGCCCGCCGAGGAAGTCTTCCCCGGCGGCGCTGAGGACATCATCAACAAGACCTCGGAGCTCGACGGTGTCGACCGCATGGCGGCGCTGCACTGCGACCCGAAGTTCGACGTCGGACAGGTCGGCACCCGGATCGGGCCCATCACGTCGGCGAGCGACTCGGTGATCGTGACCGTCTCGTCGAACGGCGGGCACACCTCCCGCCCGCACCTGACGGGCGACGTCGTGTTTGCGCTCGGCCAGGTCATCACGCAGACCCCGGCGGTGCTCGGCCGGCGGCTCGACCCGCGCTCCGGCGTGAACCTGACCTGGGGCGCCGTCCAGGCCGGCTCGACCCCCAACGCGATCCCGTCCACCGGCATCGTCAAGGGCACGCTGCGCTGCCTCGACGTGCGCGCGTGGGAGAAGGCCGGCGAGCTGGTGCGTGAGGCGGTCGAGCAGGTGGTGGCCCCCTACCAGGTGGACATCTCGGTGACGGTGACGCACGGCGTGCCGCCGGTCGAGAACGAGACCGAGGCCACGGGCGACCTCGAGGCAGCGATCCGCGACGCCGTCGGCCCCGACGCCGTGCAGCTCACCGAGCAGTCGATGGGCGGCGAGGACTTCGCCTGGTACCTCCGCAAGGTGCCGGGCACCATGGCTCGCCTCGGCGTGCGGACGCCCGGCGGCCGTACCTACGACCTGCATCAGGGTGATCTTGTGGTCGACGAGCGCGCGATCGGCGTCGGTGTGCGGACCCTTGCCCAGTTTGCGGCGCGCTGA